The genomic interval GACGATTAACGCCAAAGGCACGTTGCTTTCGACACTCGCGCTGGTCGCGCTCCTGCTGTACGACCACTTCGCGGTTCCCGAGCGGACCCCCACCTTCGATGCCATCGGGTGGGGCTACGACGTCCCATACATCGACTACATGTTCGCGTTCACGCTCGTCCTCTTCGGCTTCTACGCGGTGCTGCCGCTGTATCAGAATCCGCGGATGACGAAGTACTACTGGCAGGAGTTCAAGCGCAATCGCCCGGCCATCGTCAGTCTGGCCTGGCTGATCGCCATCTTCCTGATCGGCGTCGTCGGCCCGCTTTTCATCAGTCCGACGGAGACCGAACTGTTCCGGAAGTACCAGCCGCCGATCTGGATGACGATAGAACAGAACTACGTCATCGAGTGCGTCGGGACGATGTCCGACGGCACCTGCGCGGGGACCTGGGAACACCCGCTCGGCACGACCCCCGACGGCCGCGACATCCTCACGATGATCGTCTACGGGATGCAGATCAGCATGAAGATCGGCTTCATCGCGACGTTCATCGCCGTAGCCATCGGCACCGCGTTCGGCACGGTCAGCGCCTACATGGGCGGGATGGTCGACGAGGTGCTGATGCGGTACGTCGACATCCAGCAGTCGTTCCCGACGCTCATCGCGTACCTGCTGATCATCTACATCTACAGCGGCGGGCTGTGGTTGCTGATACTCCTGCTGGGGCTGTTCTCCTGGGAGGGAATGGCGCGGTACGTGCGCAGTAAGGCCCTCTCGGTCACCGAGGAGGAGTACATGAAGGCGACCAAGATAAGCGGTGCGAGCACGTATCGAATCATCCGACACCATGTGATTCCGAACTCCGCGAGCAGCATCATCACCGACATCACGCTCCTGATTCCCGCGTTCCTGCTGGCCGAGGCGCAGCTGTCGTTCCTCGGACTCGGGGACTCGACGGTCTCGTCGTGGGGTCAGCTCATCGCGATCGGTCGGGACTACCTCTCGTTCGCGCCGTGGATCACGCTCGCGCCCGGCATCGTCCTCTTCATCACGATTCTCGCCTTCAACTTCCTGGGCGACGCACTGCTGGACGCGCTGAACCCAGAAGCGGAAGCGGAGTCGGAGTGATTCACGATGAACGACACACCACTGCTCTCGGTCGAGAACCTCACCACCACGTTCAGAACGGGGAACGGAACGCTAACCGCGGTCGACGGCATCGACTTCGAGGTGCGCGAGGGAGAGACCCTCTGCATCGTCGGCGAGTCCGGGTCGGGCAAGACGGTCGCGACCGAGTCGATCACGAACATCGTCAAGACCCCGCCCGGAAAGATAGACGGAACGGTGCGGTTCCGCGGTCGGGACATCACGGAGATGAGCGACGACGAACTCCGAGAGATCCGCGGGAACAACATCGCTCACATCTTCCAGAACCCACAGGACGCGCTCAACCACTGCTACACCATCGGGTGGCAGATCACCGAGGCGATCCAGATTCACGAGGACGTCTCGGATTCGGCGGCCCGCGACCGCGCGGTCGACCTGCTCGACAGGGTCGGCATCGCCAACGCGACCGCGCGCTTCGACGACTACCCCCACGAGTTCTCGGGCGGACAGCGCCAGCGCGTG from Halorussus salilacus carries:
- a CDS encoding ABC transporter permease: MATDRSNSKFDQVDWDEISSGSGRELTINAKGTLLSTLALVALLLYDHFAVPERTPTFDAIGWGYDVPYIDYMFAFTLVLFGFYAVLPLYQNPRMTKYYWQEFKRNRPAIVSLAWLIAIFLIGVVGPLFISPTETELFRKYQPPIWMTIEQNYVIECVGTMSDGTCAGTWEHPLGTTPDGRDILTMIVYGMQISMKIGFIATFIAVAIGTAFGTVSAYMGGMVDEVLMRYVDIQQSFPTLIAYLLIIYIYSGGLWLLILLLGLFSWEGMARYVRSKALSVTEEEYMKATKISGASTYRIIRHHVIPNSASSIITDITLLIPAFLLAEAQLSFLGLGDSTVSSWGQLIAIGRDYLSFAPWITLAPGIVLFITILAFNFLGDALLDALNPEAEAESE